Proteins found in one Sorghum bicolor cultivar BTx623 chromosome 1, Sorghum_bicolor_NCBIv3, whole genome shotgun sequence genomic segment:
- the LOC8083838 gene encoding acyl-[acyl-carrier-protein] desaturase 6, chloroplastic has product MTMASAFYRFGYLSCKPSVPGTCKPAAAGRGNGGIHHALAITRSNWRCRNMATASGETTVAPAGRRREKKDVVEGEEEWRSYLAPQKLEVLRQLEPWVEEHVLPLLKPVEASWQPSDLLPDPAALGSDGFQAACLELRAAAAGVPDDLLVCLVANMVTEEALPTYPSGLNRLEVVRDATGADATAWARWIRGWSAEENRHGDVLNRYMHLSGRFDMREVERTVQRLIRDGMVVHAPASPFHGFVYVAFQERATAIAHGNTARLVGARGAGDAALARICGTVAADEKRHEAAYTRVVAKLFEADPDAAMRAVAYVMRRRIDMPTAFINDGRHSGGDFYARFIAIAEQAGTYTVSDYRGILEHLIRQWGVEELAAGLTGDGRRARDYLCALPYKIKRMEEKAHDRAVKAQKKPTRIPINWIFDRTITVILP; this is encoded by the exons ATGACCATGGCATCTGCCTTTTACAGGTTTGGGTACCTGTCGTGTAAACCAAGTGTTCCTGGTACATGCaaacctgctgctgctggccgcGGCAATGGTGGTATCCATCATGCCCTAGCGATTACTCGCAGCAACTG GAGGTGCAGGAATATGGCTACAGCGAGTGGAGAGACGACCGTGGCTCCGGCCGGACGCCGGCGAGAGAAGAAGGACGTGGTCGAGGGGGAGGAGGAATGGCGGAGCTACCTGGCGCCGCAGAAGTTGGAGGTGCTGCGCCAACTGGAGCCGTGGGTGGAGGAGCACGTGCTACCATTGCTCAAGCCGGTGGAGGCATCGTGGCAGCCGTCCGACCTGCTGCCGGACCCAGCGGCTCTAGGCAGCGACGGCTTCCAGGCCGCGTGCCTGGAGctccgcgcggcggcggcgggggtgcCGGACGACCTCCTCGTCTGCCTCGTCGCCAACATGGTCACGGAGGAGGCGCTGCCCACGTACCCGAGCGGGCTGAACCGTCTCGAGGTCGTGCGGGACGCCACGGGCGCCGACGCCACGGCGTGGGCGCGCTGGATCCGCGGCTGGTCCGCCGAGGAGAACCGCCACGGCGACGTGCTCAACCGCTACATGCACCTCTCGGGCCGCTTCGACATGCGCGAGGTGGAGCGCACCGTGCAGCGCCTCATCCGCGACGGGATGGTGGTGCACGCGCCGGCCAGCCCATTCCACGGCTTCGTCTACGTCGCCTTCCAGGAGCGCGCCACCGCCATCGCGCACGGCAACACGGCGCGCCTCGTGGGCGCGCGCGGGGCCGGGGACGCCGCGCTCGCGCGCATCTGCGgcaccgtcgccgccgacgagaaGCGGCACGAGGCGGCGTACACCCGCGTCGTGGCTAAGCTCTTCGAGGCCGACCCGGACGCCGCCATGCGCGCCGTGGCGTACGTGATGCGCCGCCGGATCGACATGCCCACCGCCTTCATCAATGACGGCCGCCACAGTGGCGGCGACTTCTACGCTCGCTTCATCGCCATCGCGGAGCAGGCGGGCACGTATACGGTTTCCGACTACCGCGGCATTCTCGAACACCTCATACGGCAGTGGGGCGTCGAGGAACTTGCGGCGGGGCTCACCGGCGATGGGAGGCGCGCGCGGGACTACCTGTGCGCGCTGCCGTACAAGATTAAGAGGATGGAAGAGAAGGCCCACGATAGAGCGGTCAAAGCACAAAAGAAACCCACACGCATCCCTATCAACTGGATCTTCGATAGGACCATTACTGTCATCCTTCCTTAA